The Octopus sinensis linkage group LG19, ASM634580v1, whole genome shotgun sequence genome contains a region encoding:
- the LOC118767136 gene encoding cytochrome b5 reductase 4-like gives MDKSVDKQQAVKNMVPQFPAADSQQRSSSSSASSGGRNKVALKECRSLMDWIRLSRSGEDLTGIGGKVIDVTPEELRKHNTENDAWMAIRD, from the coding sequence ATGGACAAGTCAGTTGACAAACAGCAAGCTGTGAAGAACATGGTTCCTCAGTTTCCTGCTGCCGATTCCCAGCAGcgttcttcatcatcttctgcGTCTTCAGGTGGACGCAACAAAGTTGCTCTGAAGGAATGCCGATCCTTAATGGACTGGATACGCTTATCGCGAAGTGGTGAAGACCTTACTGGAATCGGGGGAAAGGTAATTGATGTCACCCCAGAAGAACTGAGGAAACACAATACTGAGAATGATGCCTGGATGGCTATAAGAg